Proteins encoded within one genomic window of Streptomyces taklimakanensis:
- a CDS encoding MAB_1171c family putative transporter, producing the protein MIYDVLSHVCAFVGLAAFCYRLPELLRRRTDPALWALETYFLCSGISFLIDLNWLRDDVSRLFGYPNLTTIMTQAAVVVLTAAQQVVLVHWSHPPERAAVLARRRVRAFSVALVVLVVLFFVVEPYRQTASAEGTLLSNMRDRDYAGYLLLYITVCAVGQVGAVRLSYRYARIAHRTWLRAGMWTVTAGASLILVYCAIRYTQTAGTQLGHDMSAWEPAYWLAGSVGALLQVFGWTVPSWGPAVSAWLRGYRSYLRLRPLWWALYEAVPTIALEPPPRRPLDRLPPADLDYRLHRRVIEILDGYHALGPHPPRGAERGSPAHEARLLRSALDARAGVPAAPPPSAPAPPPPPADRRGGLGDFTEEVAWLSEVARSFARLPAARAATPRATAPRGSDRP; encoded by the coding sequence ATGATCTACGACGTCCTGTCCCACGTGTGCGCCTTCGTCGGGCTCGCCGCGTTCTGCTACCGGCTCCCCGAGCTCCTGCGGCGCAGGACCGACCCGGCGCTGTGGGCCCTGGAGACCTACTTCCTGTGCTCCGGGATCAGCTTCCTCATCGACCTCAACTGGCTGCGCGACGACGTCTCCCGCCTGTTCGGCTATCCGAACCTGACCACGATCATGACGCAGGCCGCGGTGGTCGTGCTGACGGCCGCCCAGCAGGTCGTCCTGGTCCACTGGTCGCACCCGCCCGAGCGGGCGGCGGTCCTGGCGAGACGGCGCGTGCGGGCCTTCTCCGTCGCGCTGGTGGTCCTGGTCGTCCTGTTCTTCGTCGTGGAGCCCTACCGGCAGACCGCGTCCGCCGAGGGCACCCTGCTGAGCAACATGCGGGACCGCGACTACGCGGGATACCTGCTCCTCTACATCACCGTCTGCGCGGTGGGGCAGGTCGGGGCCGTCCGGCTGTCCTACCGCTACGCGCGCATCGCCCACCGCACCTGGCTGCGCGCGGGCATGTGGACGGTCACCGCGGGCGCCTCGCTCATCCTGGTCTACTGCGCCATCCGCTACACCCAGACGGCCGGCACCCAGCTCGGCCACGACATGAGCGCCTGGGAGCCCGCCTACTGGCTGGCCGGGAGCGTGGGGGCGCTCCTCCAGGTGTTCGGCTGGACCGTGCCGTCCTGGGGTCCGGCCGTCTCCGCCTGGCTGCGCGGCTACCGCTCCTACCTGCGGCTGCGCCCCCTGTGGTGGGCCCTGTACGAGGCGGTGCCGACGATCGCGCTCGAACCGCCGCCGAGGAGGCCGCTGGACCGGCTCCCGCCGGCCGACCTCGACTACCGGCTCCACCGCCGCGTCATCGAGATCCTCGACGGGTACCACGCCCTGGGCCCGCACCCGCCCCGCGGCGCGGAGCGGGGCTCCCCCGCCCACGAGGCGCGTCTGCTGAGATCCGCCCTCGACGCGCGGGCCGGGGTCCCGGCCGCGCCCCCGCCCTCCGCGCCGGCTCCGCCGCCACCGCCGGCCGACCGCCGGGGCGGCCTCGGCGACTTCACGGAGGAGGTGGCCTGGCTGTCCGAGGTGGCCAGGTCCTTCGCCCGGCTCCCCGCCGCGCGGGCCGCCACCCCGCGGGCCACCGCCCCGCGGGGAAGCGACCGTCCCTGA
- a CDS encoding toxin, giving the protein MAASPLRLPGRRRARFRQMQRTCERLLTEAGILFGHDGTGALAGAAGTTDITAVCEQVGRRRGRAIRLTPMELEEPLLHGLWIALPDTDVIVYRANTSGPHQEHIIAHELSHIICEHDFGALPGPATPANLFPGADPDLVRRSLKRSAYDDRAEQEAEMMASLILARARRRTVPPPGDATALTPEDATVMARVESVVGRG; this is encoded by the coding sequence GTGGCAGCGTCTCCCCTGCGCTTACCAGGCCGCCGCCGTGCCCGGTTCCGGCAGATGCAGCGCACCTGCGAAAGGCTCCTCACCGAGGCCGGCATCCTCTTTGGGCACGACGGCACGGGGGCCCTCGCGGGCGCGGCGGGCACCACGGACATCACGGCCGTCTGCGAGCAGGTGGGCCGAAGGCGCGGGCGCGCCATCCGCCTGACCCCCATGGAACTGGAGGAGCCGCTGCTCCACGGCCTGTGGATCGCCCTGCCGGACACCGACGTCATCGTCTACCGGGCGAACACCAGCGGGCCCCACCAGGAGCACATCATCGCCCACGAGCTCTCCCACATCATCTGCGAGCACGACTTCGGCGCGCTCCCCGGGCCGGCCACCCCGGCGAACCTCTTCCCCGGCGCCGATCCGGACCTCGTCCGCCGGTCCCTGAAGCGCTCCGCCTACGACGACCGGGCGGAGCAGGAGGCCGAGATGATGGCGTCGCTCATCCTGGCGCGAGCCCGCCGCCGGACCGTCCCGCCCCCCGGGGACGCCACCGCCCTGACCCCCGAGGACGCCACCGTCATGGCCCGCGTGGAAAGCGTCGTCGGCCGCGGATGA
- a CDS encoding carboxymuconolactone decarboxylase family protein: MTTAHAHGPRMNLWKHAPDVYKGMAAFEAAASKGLDPVLAELVKIRASQLNKCAFCLDMHFSDARGLGVSQLRLDLLDAWEEAPGLYTDKEQAALALTEAITRLDGGTPQGHYVPDEVYERAAEHFDEAELAHLIAQIVSINAWNRFQVATRAVPESLKGDGPR, from the coding sequence ATGACGACTGCTCACGCGCACGGCCCGCGCATGAACCTCTGGAAGCACGCCCCCGACGTCTACAAGGGCATGGCCGCCTTCGAGGCCGCCGCCTCGAAGGGGCTGGACCCGGTCCTCGCCGAGCTGGTCAAGATCCGTGCCTCGCAGCTCAACAAGTGCGCCTTCTGCCTCGACATGCACTTCTCCGATGCCCGCGGGCTGGGCGTCTCCCAGCTCCGGCTGGACCTCCTCGACGCCTGGGAGGAGGCCCCCGGCCTCTACACCGACAAGGAACAGGCGGCGCTCGCCCTCACCGAGGCGATCACCCGGCTCGACGGCGGCACGCCCCAGGGGCACTACGTCCCGGACGAGGTGTACGAGCGGGCGGCCGAGCACTTCGACGAGGCCGAACTGGCCCACCTGATCGCGCAGATCGTCTCCATCAACGCCTGGAACCGCTTCCAGGTGGCCACCCGCGCGGTCCCCGAGTCCCTGAAGGGGGACGGGCCGCGGTGA
- a CDS encoding PLP-dependent aminotransferase family protein, which translates to MRDSWATSGGGDLHLDLGGPGGLRASLMRALREAIRTGRLAPGTRLPSSRSLAADLGVARNTVADAYAELVAEGWLVARQGSGTRVAPRAEPVAHPSSSAARRPVVERRAARPPDTAPRPRHDLRSGRPDVSAFPRSAWLTSVRRVLAAAPAAAFGYGDPRGRPELRRALAGYLARARGVRADPERIVVCAGFVRALALLGEVLGGTVAVESYGLWIHRELLERAGARTVPLPVDDRGADVTALPDTGAHTVLLTPAHQYPTGASLHPDRRAAAVDWARSVGGVVLEDDYDGEFRYDRQPVGALQDLDPDRVVYLGTAAKSLAPGLRLGWAVVPGPLLEAVLETRRETAETCGVLDQLALADFVECGAYDRHVRAVRLRYRRRRDRLAAALAERAPEVRVTGIAAGLHAVLELPPGTEEPVLRAAERAGVAVQGLARFRHPEAPDGGPDGLVVGYGTPPEHGFAAALDALCAVLRDGLGRA; encoded by the coding sequence GTGCGGGATTCCTGGGCCACTTCGGGCGGCGGCGACCTCCATCTGGACCTCGGCGGTCCGGGCGGGCTGCGGGCCTCGTTGATGCGCGCCCTGCGCGAGGCGATACGCACCGGCCGGCTCGCCCCCGGCACCCGACTGCCGTCCTCCCGCTCGCTCGCCGCCGACCTCGGCGTCGCCCGCAACACCGTGGCCGACGCCTACGCCGAACTCGTCGCCGAAGGGTGGCTCGTCGCCCGGCAGGGCTCCGGCACCCGTGTCGCGCCCCGCGCCGAACCGGTCGCCCACCCGTCCTCGTCGGCCGCGCGGCGACCGGTCGTCGAACGCCGGGCCGCCCGACCCCCGGACACGGCCCCGCGCCCCCGCCACGACCTGCGCTCCGGGCGCCCGGACGTCTCCGCCTTCCCGCGCTCGGCCTGGCTCACCTCGGTGCGGCGGGTGTTGGCCGCCGCGCCCGCCGCCGCCTTCGGCTACGGCGATCCGCGTGGCCGCCCCGAACTGCGTCGGGCCCTGGCCGGATACCTCGCCCGCGCGCGGGGCGTGCGCGCCGACCCGGAGCGGATCGTGGTCTGCGCCGGTTTCGTGCGGGCCCTGGCGCTGCTGGGCGAGGTGCTGGGCGGCACGGTGGCGGTGGAGTCGTACGGACTGTGGATCCACCGGGAGCTGTTGGAGCGCGCCGGCGCGCGCACCGTGCCGCTGCCGGTGGACGACCGGGGCGCCGACGTGACGGCCCTGCCCGACACCGGGGCGCACACCGTGCTCCTCACGCCCGCCCACCAGTACCCGACCGGTGCCTCCCTCCACCCCGATCGGCGCGCGGCCGCCGTCGACTGGGCGCGGTCGGTCGGGGGAGTGGTGCTGGAGGACGACTACGACGGCGAGTTCCGCTACGACCGTCAGCCCGTCGGCGCGCTCCAGGACCTCGACCCCGACCGGGTGGTCTACCTCGGCACCGCCGCCAAGAGCCTGGCACCGGGGCTGCGGCTGGGCTGGGCGGTGGTGCCCGGCCCCCTGCTGGAGGCCGTGCTGGAGACCCGGCGGGAGACGGCGGAGACCTGCGGCGTCCTCGACCAGCTCGCGCTCGCCGACTTCGTCGAGTGCGGCGCGTACGACCGCCACGTGCGCGCCGTGCGACTGCGCTACCGGCGGCGCCGCGACCGGCTCGCGGCCGCCCTCGCCGAACGCGCGCCCGAGGTGCGGGTCACCGGCATCGCGGCCGGGCTGCACGCGGTGCTGGAACTGCCGCCGGGTACGGAGGAGCCGGTGCTGCGGGCGGCGGAGCGGGCGGGGGTGGCCGTGCAGGGGCTCGCCCGATTCCGGCACCCGGAGGCGCCCGACGGCGGCCCCGACGGGCTCGTCGTCGGCTACGGCACCCCACCGGAGCACGGCTTCGCCGCGGCCCTGGAC